From Thermoplasmata archaeon, the proteins below share one genomic window:
- a CDS encoding metallophosphoesterase — protein MKKLLAILIVLVLCFHLPQGENAEGAKAGNGNIENTTGANSIEPAVAWSLPFQLSGNVTAGPVIKTDGSKYHAVWVENNTTLCYANFTSATNLNKIVLVNSPLPVIALDYGLSNCWHLIAYTLANYSTYVYYSKTSTYSWQTAYIGYGINPSVYVNCTGIESEETAYATARIGLQNLTELSVYPNQNQFLLENAEVSGDGIMLAKHPLALLSGLYYTQTVAYCNSIYIFGGTEDGIHGKIEIYRFDTSTMKIEVVGFLPYPFFGHVAFAYGDAVYIAGGCTELGNYTDGIVRFWLQNYTIEMLPLKLPQPMAFGAAAVHQGSAIIPFDAVWILPGGIDQFWRFRFDTMSIEVKPRIWEIPTNYSHMGAVMNGDCLFIFGGLSGEQFVNKTYKIWMHDGMSYIESKALPFGVADMGYYMAGNTLYIFGGRTPHGITDKIIECYFQPWSYPWEEPKIVGVLEEPVFGLSACRIREGVDVYLFGGVDEFGAKDAVYYYKIVDYRRGNMLYSTGFESVDGWYLNVSEANVVEITRGKLHIDTRANRSGYGYAESPSFLPPVGIAEFEFSIDFMLPYYDNQMFWLLKGADWGIGVERNYSRSDEYGSMMYADSSGNYSFITYIWRNQWHNLRVVYSVPYFYVFLDNVYCGMYYRPEVLTAKIRIGDIEGNPADAYGAGYFDNFTVYSVSAVKWSVLERIYVYYEEGSCEYHFAGQVFPITFTPHWYGTGTISTTVSYENEFARIEKGQVYNFTTETTEFSVRFVLRSESPVSSPVLQNFHFFLTAFDSFAVYEWNEVWHYDFRLKKWVWELDGNPTWVNLGYGDEKIVGKAKFVDGNLYCSVKTMLMKASRILCYEKTESWMLSKEIATLSGSPYYGFDVATFGKQIWVVYADNETGFYQLYMKYSRDAGENWDTKRITFGCGNAKEPKIGLDTRKNVHVIYLSNENYYWNVNYLKYDSFGRNVALWQKVTDVHEGEIYGYYSDGTPYAGYTSIGLCTDLSGNPRLLMKSAEGIVRYADRVPEATEQVETAQTTLLALPDTAFSGNATQQKNTLDNKYEAVANMLEAGNTRGAVKKMKEDIRPKTEGIWVSEVTAIGIMKETNMDIMASMEGPQVTIYQVKITSISTATVEFYINWGAHAYQDIHAWLYTSTDCEYETKLLFGDTELSLSGLSQNVEYTIIIKATAEDGTSGTASKTFIISLSITNVVVDILQDGVRFEWDTTVPTAENTVTIRQNGNLVGTYNERDYYTQKIRHSTNVITGLAKNTDYRYYIQAGDVQVSGPLNIPEIQINDVNVVATENSATITWKTNINTDTMLWWKIYKPDWDGYGWGLSSKAESTKTHTVVLDHLNPAEDYDYYIVATTVVDGQTYTASYGSKEQPHSFTTETAITVLQVEDYYEPARDENGVRVWWEMPGVVGKIQYAIRVIEGSNVIYQTEVELAGEIQSYEIPENVGLARNVEYKFSVSATINGKTVVKESVGKINDADGDGLPDEEEVAGWNVLTYMYPMSIEYDPGNPINWPYYTQHVTSSWHNSDTDGDGWLDSMEKKARTFPFEPSGGVGGGGGGGHPPLICNVGEMPGLTGIPQNLRGKDTDHDNVDDKDDINPIVGYECIRVRMKYKWGPQYGISYTVKVGDYTRRVSIDNVNKERKEIFSFRNDYGVESLPLEIEFKYGEDEKTIKYWGRKEGKTYFWQIENGIERRDGEWENISWSIGSISVSIESCGKDQDEDELGYWEEIKVGTDVDKWDTDEDKMPDGWEVKNGLNPRREDSKEDEDVDGISNYIEYLLGSAPNSHITGQVCYRVIEIDTVNSRFTTEERYLETGEIERWENLAGDNKLYGPIDLSTVPPANPTILYPSPGRPAIVDCNLHTNFEIVLSPSVLSQDRIEVVEILKSDGSAHYTVSIVSTTYDSVNQNWHIQCNPIGSQEGVYDITVWVTHGGSLIAITQKHCLGILPYKNIFKIIQITDTHVGSKWSGSSDTDYHTAHLCAIINRINIFEKPEFVVITGDLIDWGGLSLGVIPIQDTDNTNSMKAFKGAIMMLNCPVFTIPGNHEMLDYYMGAWSVPGSPYRRWVDLYRLWLDPWAFDGTWPLSYGGYYYSFDYGNYRFLCLDTGYCLDLSSYTVTGLTSSQWNWLNSELGTQNSQIGHYFIFTHAPIVYENGHGCITNYREDIINLINANGKVEAVFSGHTHHIRYYGGDILVTPSNMNLSRQTRIPPWIPFSWDPLYITTQNMK, from the coding sequence ATGAAGAAACTGTTAGCAATATTAATCGTTTTGGTGCTGTGTTTTCATCTTCCTCAGGGAGAGAATGCAGAGGGTGCAAAGGCAGGAAACGGGAACATTGAGAATACAACTGGTGCGAACTCCATAGAGCCAGCAGTCGCATGGTCATTGCCATTCCAACTTTCTGGCAATGTTACAGCTGGGCCTGTCATCAAAACTGATGGTAGCAAATACCATGCGGTCTGGGTTGAGAATAACACCACATTGTGCTATGCAAATTTCACAAGTGCAACGAATTTGAACAAAATAGTTTTAGTTAACTCTCCTTTACCAGTAATTGCGCTGGATTATGGATTAAGCAATTGCTGGCATCTCATTGCCTACACACTTGCCAATTACTCCACCTATGTTTATTACAGCAAAACCTCCACCTACTCCTGGCAAACAGCATACATTGGCTATGGGATTAATCCAAGTGTGTATGTGAACTGCACAGGGATTGAGAGTGAAGAAACTGCTTATGCAACTGCAAGGATTGGTTTACAGAATCTTACAGAGCTTTCTGTGTATCCAAATCAGAATCAGTTCTTGCTGGAGAACGCTGAGGTAAGTGGTGATGGAATTATGCTGGCGAAACATCCACTTGCATTACTCTCTGGACTTTACTATACCCAAACTGTTGCTTATTGCAACTCCATTTACATTTTTGGTGGCACAGAGGATGGCATCCATGGTAAAATAGAAATCTACAGATTTGATACATCAACAATGAAAATTGAGGTTGTTGGCTTTCTCCCGTACCCTTTTTTTGGTCATGTGGCTTTTGCATACGGAGATGCGGTTTACATTGCAGGTGGTTGCACCGAACTCGGGAATTATACAGATGGAATTGTTCGTTTCTGGCTTCAAAACTACACAATAGAAATGCTCCCACTCAAGCTCCCCCAACCGATGGCATTTGGTGCTGCAGCAGTCCATCAGGGCTCTGCAATAATTCCATTTGATGCGGTCTGGATTTTGCCTGGTGGCATAGACCAATTCTGGCGATTCAGATTTGATACAATGAGCATTGAGGTAAAACCAAGAATCTGGGAAATTCCAACCAATTATTCGCACATGGGTGCTGTGATGAACGGCGATTGCCTCTTCATTTTTGGAGGGCTTTCAGGTGAGCAATTTGTAAACAAAACTTACAAAATCTGGATGCATGATGGGATGAGTTACATAGAAAGCAAAGCGTTGCCATTTGGTGTTGCCGATATGGGTTATTACATGGCTGGAAACACGCTCTACATATTTGGTGGGAGGACTCCACATGGAATAACAGATAAAATCATAGAATGCTATTTCCAACCCTGGAGCTATCCATGGGAAGAACCAAAGATTGTGGGAGTGCTTGAGGAGCCAGTTTTTGGCTTGAGTGCCTGTAGAATTCGCGAGGGAGTGGATGTGTATTTGTTTGGTGGTGTAGATGAATTTGGTGCAAAGGATGCAGTGTATTACTACAAAATTGTTGATTACAGGCGAGGAAATATGCTTTATTCCACTGGATTTGAGAGTGTTGATGGCTGGTATTTGAATGTCTCTGAAGCAAATGTTGTAGAAATCACCAGAGGCAAATTGCACATAGACACAAGGGCAAATCGCTCTGGCTATGGCTACGCAGAATCACCCAGCTTCTTGCCACCAGTTGGAATTGCAGAATTTGAATTCTCAATTGATTTCATGTTGCCTTATTATGATAACCAGATGTTCTGGTTGTTGAAAGGTGCGGACTGGGGAATTGGTGTGGAGAGGAATTATTCGAGGAGTGATGAGTACGGGAGCATGATGTATGCGGATAGTTCAGGCAACTATTCATTTATCACATACATCTGGCGGAATCAATGGCATAACCTCCGGGTTGTGTATTCTGTGCCTTACTTCTATGTATTTCTTGATAATGTGTATTGCGGGATGTATTACAGGCCAGAGGTGCTTACAGCCAAAATAAGGATTGGAGACATTGAAGGCAATCCAGCAGATGCATACGGTGCTGGCTATTTTGATAATTTTACAGTTTATTCTGTGAGTGCGGTGAAATGGAGCGTGCTGGAAAGAATTTATGTGTACTATGAGGAAGGGAGTTGCGAATATCATTTTGCAGGGCAGGTGTTTCCAATCACATTTACACCACACTGGTATGGCACTGGCACAATTTCTACAACAGTGAGTTATGAAAACGAGTTTGCGAGAATAGAAAAAGGGCAGGTGTACAATTTCACAACAGAAACCACAGAATTCAGCGTGAGATTTGTTTTGCGTTCGGAAAGCCCTGTTTCCAGCCCTGTGCTCCAGAATTTCCATTTCTTCCTGACAGCATTTGATAGTTTTGCAGTTTATGAATGGAATGAGGTGTGGCATTATGACTTTCGTCTGAAAAAGTGGGTATGGGAGCTGGATGGAAACCCGACATGGGTGAACTTAGGTTACGGTGATGAGAAAATAGTAGGAAAGGCAAAATTTGTGGATGGAAATCTATATTGCAGTGTGAAAACGATGCTTATGAAGGCCTCCAGGATTCTGTGTTATGAGAAAACTGAGAGCTGGATGCTGAGCAAGGAGATTGCCACACTTTCTGGCAGTCCTTACTATGGTTTTGATGTGGCTACCTTCGGGAAACAAATCTGGGTTGTTTATGCAGACAATGAAACTGGATTTTATCAGCTCTATATGAAATACAGCAGGGATGCTGGCGAGAATTGGGACACGAAACGAATCACATTTGGATGTGGGAATGCGAAAGAGCCAAAGATTGGATTGGACACAAGAAAGAATGTGCATGTGATTTATTTGAGCAATGAGAATTATTACTGGAATGTAAACTATTTGAAGTATGATAGCTTTGGAAGAAATGTGGCATTATGGCAAAAAGTGACAGATGTGCATGAAGGCGAGATTTATGGGTATTACAGTGATGGTACACCATACGCTGGCTACACTTCCATTGGTCTCTGCACGGATTTGAGCGGAAATCCAAGGTTGCTTATGAAAAGCGCAGAGGGAATTGTGAGGTATGCAGATAGGGTGCCTGAGGCAACAGAGCAAGTGGAAACTGCTCAGACGACACTTCTGGCATTGCCAGATACTGCATTCAGCGGAAATGCAACACAGCAAAAGAATACACTGGATAATAAGTATGAAGCAGTTGCGAACATGCTGGAAGCAGGGAACACAAGAGGAGCAGTCAAGAAGATGAAAGAAGATATAAGGCCGAAGACGGAGGGCATCTGGGTCAGTGAGGTCACAGCAATTGGCATAATGAAGGAAACAAATATGGATATTATGGCGAGCATGGAAGGACCGCAGGTAACGATTTACCAGGTGAAAATCACTTCAATAAGCACTGCAACGGTGGAATTCTATATTAACTGGGGTGCTCATGCATACCAGGATATCCATGCCTGGCTATACACATCTACAGATTGTGAATATGAAACAAAGTTACTGTTTGGGGATACTGAACTTTCACTCTCTGGACTTTCCCAGAATGTGGAGTACACAATTATAATTAAAGCCACAGCAGAAGATGGCACTTCAGGCACAGCCTCCAAAACCTTTATTATTTCTCTCTCCATAACCAATGTGGTGGTAGACATTCTGCAAGACGGAGTGAGATTTGAGTGGGACACGACAGTGCCAACAGCGGAAAACACAGTAACAATTCGCCAGAATGGAAATTTAGTTGGCACATACAATGAGAGGGATTACTACACACAAAAAATCCGTCATTCAACGAATGTAATTACAGGTCTTGCAAAAAACACTGATTACAGGTATTACATTCAGGCAGGTGATGTGCAGGTCTCTGGGCCACTAAACATACCAGAAATCCAGATTAATGATGTAAATGTAGTTGCCACAGAGAACAGTGCAACCATTACCTGGAAAACGAACATAAATACAGACACAATGCTCTGGTGGAAGATTTACAAGCCAGATTGGGATGGCTATGGGTGGGGTCTCTCCAGCAAGGCAGAGAGCACAAAAACACACACTGTTGTGCTGGACCATCTAAATCCGGCAGAGGACTACGATTACTACATCGTAGCAACAACAGTGGTAGATGGTCAGACATACACAGCTAGTTATGGTAGCAAAGAACAGCCACACAGTTTCACAACGGAAACAGCAATCACGGTGTTGCAGGTAGAGGACTATTACGAGCCAGCAAGAGATGAGAATGGGGTAAGGGTGTGGTGGGAGATGCCTGGGGTTGTCGGAAAGATACAATATGCAATCCGAGTTATTGAAGGGAGTAATGTAATCTACCAGACGGAGGTGGAATTGGCAGGAGAGATACAAAGTTATGAAATCCCAGAAAATGTTGGGTTAGCAAGAAATGTAGAGTATAAGTTTTCTGTGTCTGCAACAATAAACGGAAAGACAGTGGTAAAAGAGAGTGTTGGTAAGATAAACGATGCTGATGGAGATGGTTTACCAGATGAGGAAGAAGTAGCTGGATGGAATGTGCTAACCTATATGTATCCGATGAGTATAGAGTATGACCCAGGCAATCCTATTAATTGGCCATATTACACTCAGCATGTTACCTCTTCCTGGCACAATTCAGACACTGATGGAGATGGTTGGCTGGATAGTATGGAGAAAAAGGCAAGAACATTTCCGTTTGAACCATCTGGTGGGGTTGGTGGTGGAGGTGGTGGTGGCCATCCTCCACTCATCTGTAATGTGGGAGAAATGCCTGGTCTTACAGGAATTCCTCAGAATCTCAGGGGTAAGGATACAGACCACGACAATGTTGATGACAAAGACGATATCAATCCTATTGTAGGGTATGAATGTATTAGGGTAAGGATGAAATACAAGTGGGGACCACAGTATGGTATTTCCTACACTGTTAAAGTGGGCGATTACACCCGAAGAGTTTCCATAGATAATGTTAATAAAGAGAGAAAAGAGATTTTTTCATTTAGGAATGATTACGGTGTGGAGTCGCTACCTCTTGAAATTGAATTTAAGTATGGAGAGGACGAGAAAACAATAAAGTACTGGGGAAGAAAGGAAGGAAAAACATATTTCTGGCAAATTGAAAATGGAATAGAAAGAAGAGATGGAGAATGGGAGAATATCAGTTGGAGTATAGGAAGCATTAGTGTAAGTATTGAGTCTTGTGGTAAGGACCAAGATGAAGACGAGTTAGGGTACTGGGAGGAAATAAAGGTGGGCACAGATGTGGATAAATGGGATACGGATGAAGATAAAATGCCAGATGGTTGGGAAGTGAAAAATGGATTAAATCCGAGGAGAGAGGATAGCAAAGAAGATGAGGATGTTGATGGGATTTCTAACTATATAGAATATCTTTTGGGGAGTGCACCAAATTCGCACATTACGGGCCAAGTTTGTTACCGCGTAATTGAGATAGACACCGTAAACAGTAGGTTCACAACAGAGGAGAGATATTTAGAAACAGGAGAAATAGAGAGATGGGAGAACTTAGCTGGAGATAATAAATTGTATGGGCCCATAGACCTTTCTACAGTTCCGCCAGCAAATCCAACGATTCTGTACCCTTCACCTGGAAGACCTGCAATAGTAGATTGTAATTTACACACAAACTTTGAAATTGTGTTATCTCCATCCGTGCTCAGTCAGGACAGGATTGAAGTGGTGGAAATATTGAAAAGCGATGGTAGTGCACACTATACAGTAAGCATAGTCAGCACAACATATGACAGCGTAAATCAGAATTGGCACATTCAATGTAATCCAATAGGTTCACAGGAAGGGGTGTACGATATAACTGTGTGGGTGACTCATGGAGGGAGCTTAATAGCAATTACTCAAAAGCATTGTTTAGGAATACTCCCCTATAAAAACATATTCAAAATTATTCAGATAACAGATACCCATGTTGGGAGCAAGTGGTCAGGCAGCAGTGACACGGATTACCACACCGCTCACTTGTGTGCAATTATCAACAGAATCAATATATTTGAGAAACCAGAGTTCGTAGTAATAACAGGTGATTTAATAGATTGGGGAGGGTTGTCTCTTGGGGTTATTCCAATTCAGGATACTGATAATACGAATTCCATGAAAGCATTCAAAGGTGCAATTATGATGTTAAACTGCCCTGTATTTACAATACCAGGAAATCATGAGATGTTAGACTATTACATGGGTGCGTGGAGTGTCCCTGGAAGCCCATATAGGCGATGGGTTGATTTATATAGATTGTGGTTAGACCCATGGGCGTTTGACGGCACATGGCCACTATCCTATGGAGGTTACTACTATAGTTTTGATTATGGTAACTACCGATTTTTGTGCTTAGACACAGGGTATTGCCTTGACTTGTCTTCCTATACTGTTACAGGTCTAACTTCCTCTCAATGGAACTGGCTGAATTCGGAATTGGGTACACAGAACAGCCAAATAGGCCATTACTTCATCTTCACACATGCACCGATTGTGTATGAAAATGGGCACGGTTGTATCACTAATTACAGAGAGGATATTATTAATCTCATCAACGCCAACGGAAAGGTTGAGGCCGTGTTCAGTGGGCATACACATCACATAAGATATTACGGAGGAGATATCCTTGTCACACCCTCAAACATGAACCTAAGCAGACAAACCCGCATTCCACCCTGGATTCCATTCTCTTGGGATCCTCTTTATATAACCACACAAAATATGAAATAA